The following are from one region of the Pecten maximus unplaced genomic scaffold, xPecMax1.1, whole genome shotgun sequence genome:
- the LOC117318697 gene encoding E3 ubiquitin-protein ligase TRIM56-like, producing the protein MAAGDVIEDIKNKLVCAICLDVLKDPRVLSCGHTFCFECILQDYQRLQLKLGKCPLCQESYFLKKGDIHNLSRNFSVNDVLDTLRSAGRARVCAVCQEDGGIYVCLTCKLNLCKHCSNCSNITWIECSHQVLHIDDMNSLPFLRDVIQLSRAKQTCPIHSEEGASYMCHTCKRVMCNACRLQGHIHHDIQGIKESVKNLRRKNIPSLLGTKTRDFDKTIDSLSCESSFNRNPSRRVEIREEMRRYRSQRQDCSDFHRDMCHLFKYGSDKTILEVFHRREHKINEILYTPTQSVCKRWMVYIMYCQLVRMIRRSERSVRQYSAIIRTNREYCAICDSNKHRHKLRSYQGIPDDRSVLFDIVLGIFMELAILLFSVYVLR; encoded by the coding sequence atggctgccggGGATGTCATTGAAGACATAAAGAACAAACTGGTGTGTGCCATTTGTTTAGATGTATTAAAAGATCCAAGAGTTCTTAGCTGTGGCCACACATTCTGTTTTGAGTGCATCCTGCAAGACTACCAACGATTACAACTTAAGTTGGGAAAATGCCCATTGTGTCAGGAATCGTATTTTCTTAAAAAGGGAGACATACATAATCTGTCGAGGAATTTTAGTGTAAATGATGTACTTGATACACTGAGGTCTGCTGGGCGAGCTCGTGTTTGTGCAGTTTGTCAAGAAGACGGTGGCATATATGTATGTCTAACGTGCAAACTAAACCTATGCAAACATTGCTCAAACTGCTCAAACATTACCTGGATCGAGTGTAGTCACCAGGTGTTACACATTGACGATATGAATTCTCTCCCATTTCTACGGGATGTCATCCAACTAAGTAGAGCCAAACAAACATGTCCGATACACTCAGAAGAAGGTGCAAGCTATATGTGTCACACGTGCAAGCGCGTAATGTGCAACGCATGTCGACTCCAAGGTCATATTCATCATGATATCCAAGGAATCAAGGAATCGGTGAAAAACCTTCGTCGGAAAAACATCCCTTCTTTGCTAGGAACAAAAACGCGAGACTTTGATAAAACCATAGACTCATTGTCATGTGAATCATCTTTTAATAGAAACCCATCACGTCGTGTAGAAATTCGCGAAGAAATGCGCCGATATCGATCGCAAAGACAAGACTGTTCTGATTTTCACAGAGACATGTGCCATTTATTTAAGTATGGTAGTGATAAAACAATCCTGGAAGTTTTCCATCGCCGAGAACATAAAATTAACGAGATACTTTACACCCCTACACAGTCTGTCTGTAAAAGATGGATGGTTTATATTATGTACTGTCAATTGGTGAGAATGATTCGTCGATCTGAAAGGAGTGTACGCCAATACTCGGCCATAATTAGAACTAATAGAGAATATTGTGCTATATGCGattcaaacaaacatcgacatAAGTTGCGTTCCTATCAGGGCATCCCTGATGATCGTAGCGTCCTGTTTGATATTGTGTTGGGCATTTTCATGGAGTTGGCAATTCTACTTTTTTCTGTATATGTGTTACGTTag
- the LOC117318699 gene encoding E3 ubiquitin-protein ligase TRIM56-like, translating to MATGADIRNDLVCRICLNVLNDPRVLTCGHTFCFECIRRDYQRLQLTLGICPLCKESYNVPQRDIRKLRKNFSVNDVLDSLRSAGHRCAICQGGDGTFICLKCKLNMCRHCSRRNMINCRHELLPIEDLNSRPFLRDVIQRSRSKQTCPSHPDQEVNLFCQTCKLVMCNFCRLRDHPHHDTQELREAVANLRAKNIPGLLENKTRAFDQTIESLRRELSFASVTYWRGGIEEEMASYRYLRENCSELYIDMNELFHYGSDKTIMELFREREEAINDILTIPTHNFVWRCTICTIYTVYSLFVHITNNNHRNALGGLAAG from the coding sequence atggctaccgGAGCTGATATCAGGAACGATCTCGTATGTAGGATTTGTTTAAATGTCCTTAACGACCCCCGAGTCCTAACTTGTGGCCACACTTTCTGTTTTGAATGTATCCGGCGGGACTACCAACGATTACAGCTCACATTAGGAATATGTCCATTGTGCAAGGAATCGTATAATGTTCCGCAGAGAGATATACGGAAACTTCGAAAGAATTTTAGTGTCAACGATGTACTTGATTCATTGAGATCAGCAGGTCACCGTTGTGCAATTTGCCAAGGTGGCGATGGCACATTTATATGTTTAAAGTGCAAGCTGAACATGTGCCGACATTGTTCGAGAAGGAACATGATAAACTGTAGACACGAGCTACTACCGATAGAGGATCTGAATTCTCGTCCATTTTTACGGGATGTCATACAACGCAGTAGGTCTAAACAGACATGTCCGTCACACCCTGATCAAGAAGTGAACTTGTTCTGTCAAACGTGTAAACTTGTGATGTGTAATTTCTGTCGACTTCGAGACCATCCTCATCACGACACACAAGAGCTACGCGAAGCTGTCGCCAACCTTCGTGCAAAAAACATCCCTGGTCTGTTGGAAAATAAGACACGTGCCTTTGACCAAACTATAGAATCGCTAAGACGTGAATTATCCTTTGCTTCTGTCACATATTGGCGTGGGGGTATAGAGGAGGAAATGGCGAGCTATCGGTATCTCCGGGAAAACTGTTCAGAGCTTTACATAGACATGAACGAGTTATTCCATTATGGTAGTGATAAAACAATCATGGAACTTTTCCGTGAACGTGAGGAGGCAATTAATGACATACTTACCATCCCGACACATAATTTTGTTTGGAGATGTACCATCTGTACCATCTATACAGTGTACAGCTTGTTTGTCCATATCACTAATAATAATCACCGAAACGCACTAGGTGGACTAGCTGCCGGCTAG